One window of Lepus europaeus isolate LE1 chromosome Y, mLepTim1.pri, whole genome shotgun sequence genomic DNA carries:
- the LOC133754207 gene encoding deoxycytidine kinase-like, whose amino-acid sequence MATPPKRSCPSPSRSSEGTRIKKVSIEGNIAAGKSTFVNILKQVCEDWEVVPEPVARCCNVQSTQDEFEELTTSQKSGGNVLQMIYEKPERWSFTFQSYACLSRIRAQLASLNGKLKDAENPVLFFERSVYSDRYIFASNLYESDCMNETEWTIYQDWHDWMNNQFGQSLELDGIIYLRATPEKYLNRIYLRGRNEEQGIPLEYLEKLLYKHESWLLHRTLKTNFDYLQEVPILTLDVNEDFKDKHESLVEKVREFLGTL is encoded by the coding sequence ATGGCCACTCCACCCAAGAGAAGCTGCCCGTCTCCCTCCAGGAGCTCCGAGGGGACCCGCATCAAGAAAGTCTCCATCGAAGGGAATATCGCTGCAGGGAAGTCAACATTTGTGAATATTCTTAAACAAGTCTGCGAAGACTGGGAAGTTGTTCCTGAACCTGTAGCCAGATGCTGCAATGTTCAAAGTACTCAAGATGAATTTGAGGAACTAACAACGTCTCAGAAGAGTGGTGGGAATGTTCTTCAGATGATTTATGAAAAACCTGAACGATGGTCTTTTACCTTCCAATCATACGCCTGTCTCAGTCGAATACGAGCTCAGCTTGCTTCTCTCAATGGCAAGCTCAAAGATGCAGAGAACCCTGTATTATTTTTTGAACGATCAGTGTATAGCGACAGGTATATTTTTGCATCTAATTTATATGAATCTGACTGCATGAATGAAACTGAGTGGACGATTTATCAAGACTGGCATGACTGGATGAATAACCAATTTGGCCAGAGCCTCGAATTGGATGGAATCATTTATCTTCGAGCTACTCCAGAAAAATACTTAAATAGAATATATTTACGGGGAAGAAATGAAGAGCAAGGCATTCCTCTTGAATATTTAGAGAAGCTTCTCTATAAACATGAAAGCTGGCTCTTGCATAGGACACTGAAAACCAACTTTGATTATCTACAGGAGGTACCTATCTTAACATTGGATGTTAACGAAGACTTTAAAGACAAACATGAAAGTCTGGTTGAAAAGGTCAGAGAATTTTTGGGAACCTTGTGA